In a genomic window of Candidatus Paceibacterota bacterium:
- the pyrF gene encoding orotidine-5'-phosphate decarboxylase has translation MEAKDRIIVALDVDSREKARKLVELLYQYVGYFKVGLELLTSVGAPVVVKELQEAGGKIFFDGKFKDIPNTVAGASAAVTKLGVDIFNVHCFGGLEMMKAARKAADETAQSLSKKSPIILGVTLLTSLNYNDLVLLGIYEDLNIADPKELAEIKRQRIERLVGHQLSWLAQEAKLDGVIASPQEIQVIRKHTQPEFLVVTPGVRPLWAATGDQKRVMTPGEAIKAGANYLVIGRPITQPPPEVGGPVEAAKKIAEEIAEVL, from the coding sequence ATGGAAGCTAAAGACAGAATCATTGTGGCACTAGATGTGGACAGTCGGGAAAAAGCACGGAAGCTAGTAGAACTTCTCTACCAGTATGTTGGCTACTTCAAGGTCGGCCTTGAGCTTTTGACGAGCGTAGGGGCACCGGTAGTCGTTAAAGAACTTCAGGAAGCCGGCGGAAAGATTTTTTTCGACGGGAAATTCAAGGATATTCCCAATACCGTTGCCGGCGCTTCAGCAGCTGTAACGAAATTAGGCGTTGATATATTCAATGTCCATTGCTTCGGCGGACTGGAAATGATGAAGGCTGCCAGGAAAGCAGCTGATGAAACCGCTCAAAGCCTGAGCAAAAAATCTCCCATTATATTGGGGGTAACGCTGCTCACCAGCCTCAACTACAACGATTTGGTTTTGCTGGGGATTTATGAAGATCTCAACATCGCTGATCCGAAAGAATTAGCGGAGATAAAACGTCAGCGAATCGAGAGACTGGTCGGTCATCAATTATCCTGGCTTGCTCAAGAAGCTAAGCTTGACGGCGTAATCGCATCACCTCAGGAAATCCAGGTTATTCGGAAACATACTCAGCCGGAATTTTTGGTAGTAACTCCTGGCGTTCGGCCTCTTTGGGCCGCAACCGGAGACCAGAAAAGAGTGATGACTCCCGGCGAAGCGATTAAAGCTGGAGCCAACTACCTCGTTATTGGTCGGCCGATAACACAACCACCGCCGGAGGTTGGCGGGCCGGTCGAAGCTGCGAAAAAAATCGCAGAAGAAATCGCCGAGGTTTTATAA
- a CDS encoding PAS domain S-box protein, which yields MRKESQKDNIKTDNSKETLEAIFDSVRDGLVMLDKTGKITKISKSLVKMGGYPAEELVDKRLKFMTMFSPKSLGQILMNFVRTIADNEIMPYEVEGVTKDGKKLFAEISGSPLKVRGKIIGVVAILRDITERKKIEDELKEKNEMLEKFNKFAVGRELRIIELKNKIKELEKKLEKIE from the coding sequence ATGAGGAAAGAATCGCAAAAAGATAACATAAAAACAGACAACTCAAAGGAAACATTAGAAGCTATATTTGATAGCGTCAGAGACGGTTTGGTTATGTTAGATAAAACAGGGAAAATCACTAAGATAAGTAAAAGCCTTGTTAAAATGGGGGGTTATCCTGCAGAAGAGCTTGTTGACAAGCGTTTGAAGTTTATGACAATGTTTTCTCCTAAAAGCTTAGGTCAAATACTGATGAATTTCGTTAGAACAATAGCCGATAACGAAATAATGCCTTATGAAGTTGAAGGGGTGACAAAAGACGGCAAAAAATTATTCGCTGAAATTTCTGGCTCTCCTTTGAAAGTACGGGGGAAAATTATTGGTGTGGTGGCGATTCTCCGCGATATTACCGAACGCAAAAAAATAGAAGATGAATTGAAAGAAAAGAATGAAATGCTAGAAAAGTTCAATAAGTTTGCCGTGGGTAGGGAACTAAGGATTATTGAATTAAAGAATAAAATCAAAGAACTGGAAAAGAAATTGGAGAAAATAGAATGA
- a CDS encoding ATP-binding protein, which yields MKIAITGGKGGVGKSMVATSLAVEFARRNKTMLVDADAECPNDHLLLSVKRKKSITVYQPIPKWDFKKCTKCGKCASVCKQNAIVSVKGKFPAFVKDVCIGCKACIVACPTGAITETKKEIGTIYTGKYNVYPVRNRISNGVNLVSGELKLGELASGEVVAEVRKYSDKINKKMKAEVIVIDSSPGIGCPVIASLVGTDYIIGVTEPTPSALFDLKRVLYLADHFKIKHGIVINKFDLSKDFYKKIEKFAKMNKIPILGKIPYRKDFVESTIKMKPVVEINPKYRKLFKEIINKINKELVDEAKASSPPSFAQ from the coding sequence ATGAAAATTGCAATAACAGGGGGGAAAGGCGGGGTGGGAAAATCAATGGTGGCGACTTCTCTGGCGGTTGAATTCGCAAGACGAAATAAAACGATGTTAGTGGATGCAGATGCCGAATGCCCAAATGACCACCTTTTACTTTCCGTAAAAAGAAAAAAATCTATTACTGTTTATCAACCGATTCCAAAATGGGATTTTAAGAAATGCACAAAATGCGGCAAATGCGCTTCTGTTTGCAAGCAAAACGCCATTGTTTCTGTTAAAGGGAAATTTCCTGCTTTTGTCAAAGATGTTTGTATTGGTTGCAAGGCCTGTATTGTTGCCTGTCCGACCGGCGCAATAACGGAAACTAAAAAAGAAATCGGCACAATTTATACGGGAAAATATAATGTTTACCCCGTTAGAAATCGGATTTCTAATGGGGTCAATTTGGTTTCGGGCGAGCTTAAATTGGGAGAACTTGCTTCTGGCGAAGTGGTAGCTGAAGTAAGGAAATATTCCGATAAGATTAATAAAAAGATGAAAGCCGAAGTAATTGTTATCGATTCCTCACCGGGAATCGGCTGCCCCGTCATTGCTTCTTTGGTCGGCACTGATTATATCATCGGGGTAACCGAACCAACACCGTCCGCCCTTTTTGATTTAAAAAGGGTTTTATACCTTGCCGATCATTTCAAGATTAAACATGGAATTGTTATTAATAAATTTGATCTCTCAAAAGATTTTTATAAAAAGATAGAAAAATTTGCCAAAATGAATAAAATTCCAATTTTGGGAAAAATCCCTTACAGAAAAGATTTTGTTGAATCAACGATAAAAATGAAGCCCGTGGTTGAAATAAATCCAAAATATAGAAAATTATTCAAAGAAATTATTAATAAAATAAATAAAGAATTAGTCGATGAAGCTAAAGCTTCATCTCCACCTTCGTTTGCTCAATGA
- a CDS encoding thioredoxin family protein, with protein MKKITLAILFSLIVFLPVLPVFGQTDSKPTLYFFGSPTCPHCLMEKAFLDELEKNCAQVEIVRYDFAENLELAKELYQKYNVSAQKQGFVPVTFIGNRYFIGFNEKIGQSIENYISELTEGKDLPEQCPCTTSETIIEIPFFGKIDIGNFSLPALAVVLGTLDGFSVCSLGALVLILGLTLALKSKKKILIFGGIYVLTTIIIYGFLIFLWHQLFVFVAPYIKKMEILIGLLSLAGAVYFLKEFFKVRKKGAVCQFGGISDKFSKRVQGIFERKTSILVLAGAVLLFGTVITIVEFPCSAVLPAIFSGILAGANLPLYLSLLYIGIYVLFYMLDELAIFLIAVFTMKIWILSPRFIVALNLFASILLFLLAFYYFAAIF; from the coding sequence ATGAAAAAAATAACCTTAGCCATTTTGTTCTCTTTGATTGTTTTTCTGCCGGTTTTACCTGTTTTTGGACAAACAGACAGCAAGCCGACCCTATATTTTTTTGGCAGTCCAACCTGCCCTCATTGTTTGATGGAAAAGGCGTTTTTGGACGAATTAGAGAAAAACTGCGCCCAGGTTGAAATAGTGAGATATGACTTTGCTGAAAACCTTGAATTAGCAAAGGAACTTTATCAAAAGTATAATGTTTCTGCTCAAAAACAAGGTTTTGTGCCGGTTACTTTTATAGGAAACAGATATTTTATCGGATTCAATGAAAAAATCGGCCAAAGTATTGAAAATTACATTTCAGAACTGACCGAAGGAAAAGACCTACCAGAACAGTGCCCTTGCACAACTTCAGAAACAATAATAGAAATCCCGTTCTTCGGGAAAATTGATATTGGCAATTTTTCTCTTCCTGCTCTGGCCGTTGTTTTGGGAACCCTTGATGGATTTAGTGTCTGTTCCTTGGGAGCATTAGTTTTAATTTTAGGACTGACACTTGCTTTAAAGTCAAAAAAGAAAATCTTAATCTTCGGAGGAATATATGTCTTAACTACGATAATTATCTACGGCTTTTTGATTTTCTTATGGCACCAGCTTTTCGTTTTCGTCGCTCCTTATATAAAAAAAATGGAAATACTGATAGGTCTTTTGTCTTTGGCTGGCGCTGTCTATTTCTTGAAAGAATTCTTTAAAGTGCGCAAAAAAGGAGCTGTTTGCCAGTTTGGCGGCATTTCCGATAAGTTTTCCAAAAGGGTCCAGGGAATATTCGAAAGAAAGACAAGTATCTTGGTTTTGGCCGGAGCAGTCTTGTTGTTCGGCACAGTCATCACTATTGTTGAATTTCCTTGCTCTGCTGTTCTTCCGGCTATATTCTCGGGAATACTGGCTGGGGCCAATCTACCTCTTTATCTGTCTCTGTTATATATCGGCATCTACGTTTTGTTTTACATGCTGGATGAACTCGCTATCTTTTTGATTGCTGTTTTCACGATGAAGATTTGGATTCTTTCTCCAAGGTTTATTGTTGCCCTTAATCTTTTTGCTTCAATTCTGCTGTTTCTGCTCGCTTTCTATTATTTCGCTGCTATTTTCTGA
- a CDS encoding DUF5320 domain-containing protein: MPRFNATGPSGSGPGTGWGMGPCGAETGFRRGFGRGLGRGFGRRGFYGYQPYQPQITKTEEKEMLAEDMANLKEELKAIEARLAELKGKK; encoded by the coding sequence ATGCCAAGATTTAATGCAACAGGTCCTTCAGGTTCAGGTCCCGGCACAGGCTGGGGAATGGGTCCTTGTGGCGCCGAAACGGGCTTTAGAAGGGGATTTGGCCGCGGATTAGGAAGAGGCTTTGGACGAAGAGGTTTTTATGGTTATCAGCCGTATCAGCCACAAATCACCAAAACAGAAGAAAAGGAAATGTTAGCAGAAGATATGGCAAATTTGAAAGAAGAACTTAAAGCCATTGAAGCTCGTTTAGCCGAACTTAAAGGAAAAAAATAA
- a CDS encoding PAS domain S-box protein, translating into MNDKQKIKEMEKEPIKNSVKTDNSKETLQAIFDNVRDGLVILDKTGKIIQISDSLIRMGGYSRKEIISKRLGLMTMFSPKSLSQMLIHFIGTLAGNEAMPYEIEGMTKSGKKLFAEVSGNSLRLKGKIVGVVAILRDITERKKIEDELKEKNEMLEKFNKFAVGRELKIIELKKKVKELEKRGMK; encoded by the coding sequence ATGAACGACAAACAAAAAATAAAAGAAATGGAAAAAGAACCAATAAAAAATAGTGTAAAAACAGATAACTCTAAAGAAACATTGCAAGCTATCTTTGATAACGTCAGGGACGGTTTGGTTATTTTAGATAAAACAGGAAAAATCATCCAGATAAGCGATAGCCTCATTAGAATGGGAGGCTATTCTAGAAAAGAAATCATTAGTAAACGTTTGGGACTTATGACAATGTTTTCTCCTAAAAGTTTAAGTCAAATGCTGATTCATTTTATAGGAACATTAGCCGGCAACGAAGCAATGCCTTATGAAATTGAAGGAATGACAAAAAGCGGTAAAAAACTGTTTGCTGAAGTTTCCGGCAATTCCTTGAGATTGAAAGGAAAGATTGTTGGTGTGGTGGCGATTCTCCGCGATATTACCGAACGCAAAAAAATAGAAGATGAATTGAAAGAAAAGAATGAAATGCTAGAAAAGTTCAATAAGTTTGCCGTGGGTAGGGAACTAAAGATTATTGAATTAAAGAAAAAAGTAAAGGAATTGGAAAAAAGGGGGATGAAATAA
- a CDS encoding NifB/NifX family molybdenum-iron cluster-binding protein: protein MKIVIPTDNKKGLEDTVAEHFGRCLTYTFLNEKGEVVEIVDNTSEHMGGAGLPPELMKKHGADILLCKDLGPRALDLCSQLGIDVYVSQAETVKEIFEMWKNNKLKKAGPEDVCEEHKI from the coding sequence ATGAAAATAGTAATTCCGACTGATAACAAAAAAGGGCTAGAAGATACAGTAGCCGAACATTTCGGTCGCTGTTTGACATATACTTTTCTTAATGAAAAAGGTGAAGTTGTGGAAATTGTAGATAATACCAGCGAACACATGGGCGGTGCGGGTTTGCCACCGGAATTGATGAAAAAGCATGGAGCAGATATTCTCTTGTGCAAAGATCTTGGCCCAAGAGCTTTAGATTTATGCAGTCAGTTGGGAATTGATGTTTATGTCAGTCAAGCGGAGACGGTAAAAGAGATTTTTGAGATGTGGAAAAATAATAAACTTAAAAAAGCAGGCCCGGAAGATGTTTGCGAGGAGCATAAAATATGA
- a CDS encoding metallopeptidase family protein: MTMEEFEKLVDEGIKDIPEHFLKMLENVDIIIEETPTIEQLEKLKIRKGVFLFGLYEGIPQTKRWGYSQALPDKITIFKNPIEKVGDSDEEIKKIVRDTIWHELAHHFGMDEKSVRDAEKRKKIT, encoded by the coding sequence ATGACTATGGAAGAGTTTGAAAAGTTGGTGGATGAAGGCATAAAAGACATTCCCGAGCATTTCTTAAAAATGCTGGAAAATGTCGATATTATTATCGAAGAAACGCCTACAATAGAGCAATTGGAAAAGTTAAAGATAAGAAAGGGCGTTTTTCTTTTCGGCTTGTATGAGGGCATTCCTCAAACTAAAAGGTGGGGATACAGCCAGGCTTTACCCGACAAAATCACTATTTTCAAGAATCCGATTGAAAAAGTAGGTGATTCTGACGAGGAGATTAAAAAGATCGTCAGAGACACTATCTGGCACGAACTTGCCCACCATTTCGGCATGGATGAAAAAAGCGTAAGAGACGCCGAAAAACGAAAGAAAATAACATGA
- a CDS encoding ASCH domain-containing protein, whose translation MNHIAVMKKSWGLIEKILTGEKTIESRWYKSRYSPWNKIKPSDVIYFKDSGGPVSVRAEVVKVLQFDNLTAKKIEQILFKYGKVDLGTSHIMPEIREYVSGKNYCILVFFDNVEKIKPFNIDKTGFGAMSAWISVDDINRLKKAN comes from the coding sequence ATGAATCATATTGCAGTTATGAAAAAATCCTGGGGTTTGATCGAAAAAATTTTGACTGGCGAGAAAACAATTGAATCAAGATGGTATAAATCAAGATACTCTCCTTGGAATAAAATAAAGCCCAGTGACGTTATTTATTTCAAAGATTCTGGTGGACCAGTATCTGTCAGGGCAGAAGTGGTTAAGGTTCTTCAATTTGACAATCTTACTGCCAAAAAAATAGAACAAATATTGTTTAAATACGGGAAAGTAGATTTGGGAACGAGCCACATAATGCCGGAAATTAGAGAATATGTTTCAGGTAAGAATTACTGTATTCTTGTCTTTTTTGACAATGTGGAAAAAATAAAACCCTTTAATATTGATAAAACTGGTTTCGGTGCTATGTCTGCTTGGATTAGTGTTGATGATATAAATCGATTAAAGAAAGCGAACTAA
- a CDS encoding phosphatase PAP2 family protein yields the protein MYCDLKIFEAINGLANQSKIIDALGIFLADYLPYLLILLLLSFLFWPKRDRIKNRAMVLVSIIGALIAKFVVKETILLFYACPRPYVDLPLTNKLISANPAENLESFPSGHAILFFALSAVIYSFNKKLGIFFLICSTLMGIARIFVGVHWPSDILAGAVLGIIVGVIIKWLYAKYRKMRH from the coding sequence ATGTATTGCGACCTTAAAATATTTGAAGCCATCAACGGTCTAGCTAATCAATCGAAGATCATAGATGCCTTAGGAATATTCCTGGCAGATTATCTGCCGTATTTATTGATACTGTTGCTGTTGTCTTTTTTGTTTTGGCCCAAGAGAGACAGGATAAAAAACAGGGCAATGGTTTTGGTTTCCATAATCGGTGCTCTTATCGCCAAATTCGTAGTTAAAGAGACAATATTGCTTTTTTATGCTTGTCCAAGGCCGTATGTAGATTTACCCTTAACCAATAAGCTTATATCTGCCAATCCTGCTGAAAACTTAGAATCTTTTCCTTCTGGCCACGCCATTCTGTTTTTTGCCTTAAGCGCTGTCATATACAGCTTTAACAAAAAATTAGGGATATTCTTTCTCATATGTTCCACGTTAATGGGCATAGCAAGGATATTCGTTGGAGTTCATTGGCCAAGCGATATTTTAGCCGGAGCTGTTTTAGGAATAATAGTTGGAGTTATTATTAAGTGGCTTTATGCGAAATATCGGAAAATGAGACACTAG
- a CDS encoding CDP-alcohol phosphatidyltransferase family protein translates to MKALIIAAGNGTRMQLVTRGRHKSLMSLLGLKIIERVILGAKEAGIFEFVIITGYKGKELKETIGDGSRFGVSIAYVHNNKWEEANGISVLKAKDYFKEDFILLMSDHVFDWRTLLRLKRIKLKKDECTLAIDKNMDSVLDIDDTTKVLVKNNKIDSISKNLNVYNAYDTGMFLCSPYIFEILKKTISDHKNSLTNGMRVIAKEGKLRAFNIKGRFWSDCDTYADIKFAEKKLLKNLNKSEDGIISKIINRKVSIFISKYLVKTGLTPNKISILNLMIGISSAFLFAKGSFPWIFIGGVLAQLTSITDGCDGEIARLKFLSSKFGAWLDDSFDRYIDMLIVIGMAYGYWAISQNSLVWPIAAFAVMGLALLNYLPAKHRDITDRKLVWYGPKFKRPGRLLLIMFAGITGLIFPALILIALISNLISVSRIIVSARENKNSAKNKAQKKYSQSVRHPEKSRISP, encoded by the coding sequence ATGAAGGCATTAATTATTGCAGCCGGTAATGGCACAAGAATGCAATTGGTAACTCGTGGGCGACATAAATCGCTTATGAGCTTATTAGGCTTAAAGATCATTGAGAGAGTTATTCTTGGAGCAAAAGAGGCAGGTATTTTTGAGTTTGTAATTATTACCGGCTATAAAGGAAAAGAACTCAAGGAAACTATTGGCGACGGTAGTCGTTTTGGTGTTTCAATCGCTTATGTTCATAATAATAAATGGGAGGAGGCAAATGGAATTTCTGTCCTTAAAGCGAAAGATTATTTTAAGGAAGATTTTATTCTTCTAATGTCTGACCATGTCTTTGACTGGCGAACACTCCTTAGGCTTAAGAGAATAAAATTAAAAAAGGACGAGTGTACTCTTGCTATAGATAAAAATATGGATTCCGTTTTAGATATAGACGATACCACAAAAGTTTTAGTTAAAAATAACAAAATTGATTCAATAAGCAAGAATCTTAATGTCTATAATGCCTACGATACTGGAATGTTTTTGTGCTCACCCTATATTTTTGAAATTCTAAAAAAAACAATCTCAGATCATAAAAATTCATTGACTAATGGAATGAGAGTTATTGCAAAAGAAGGAAAACTGAGGGCGTTTAATATTAAAGGAAGATTTTGGTCAGACTGCGACACTTATGCAGATATCAAATTTGCAGAAAAAAAACTTCTTAAGAATCTTAATAAATCCGAGGATGGAATTATATCAAAAATAATTAATCGAAAGGTTTCTATATTTATTTCAAAATACTTAGTAAAAACCGGGCTTACTCCTAATAAAATTTCTATACTCAATTTAATGATTGGGATTTCATCCGCCTTTCTTTTTGCGAAAGGAAGTTTCCCCTGGATTTTTATAGGAGGGGTATTGGCCCAGCTGACTTCGATTACCGACGGTTGTGACGGAGAAATTGCAAGACTCAAGTTTTTATCAAGTAAATTTGGCGCTTGGCTCGATGACTCATTTGATCGTTATATAGATATGTTAATTGTGATTGGCATGGCTTACGGCTATTGGGCAATTAGCCAAAATTCATTAGTTTGGCCCATTGCAGCATTTGCGGTCATGGGACTTGCACTTCTTAACTATTTACCTGCTAAGCATCGCGACATAACAGATCGTAAACTTGTGTGGTACGGTCCTAAATTTAAAAGACCAGGAAGACTTCTTCTTATTATGTTCGCAGGGATAACAGGCTTAATATTTCCTGCATTAATATTGATTGCCTTAATTTCCAACTTAATATCTGTTTCCAGGATTATTGTTTCTGCAAGAGAAAATAAAAATTCAGCTAAAAATAAGGCACAAAAAAAATACTCTCAATCGGTGAGACACCCCGAAAAGTCCCGAATTTCCCCTTAA
- a CDS encoding NifB/NifX family molybdenum-iron cluster-binding protein, translating into MKTAVSSTGKKLTDNVSEVFARCPYFVIAEIENQEIKKFEAMKNESENQMGGAGISAAQLMAEKNIKAVITKNVGPRALDVLKQFNIGIYYGDGAIEKVLQEFIDGKLEKMN; encoded by the coding sequence ATGAAAACAGCAGTAAGTTCAACCGGAAAAAAACTCACAGATAATGTCAGCGAGGTATTTGCCAGATGCCCCTATTTTGTTATTGCAGAAATTGAAAATCAGGAAATAAAAAAATTTGAAGCGATGAAAAATGAAAGTGAAAACCAGATGGGCGGAGCGGGTATTTCAGCCGCTCAACTGATGGCGGAAAAGAATATTAAGGCCGTGATTACAAAGAATGTCGGGCCGAGAGCTTTAGACGTATTAAAGCAATTTAATATAGGAATTTATTACGGAGACGGCGCGATAGAAAAAGTTTTGCAAGAATTTATCGACGGGAAACTTGAAAAAATGAATTGA
- a CDS encoding Fic family protein has translation MTIQDKLKIIQNLSGLTQEKLAEKLRVSFATLNSWINGKSKAHKKGDKNINDLYFLYTGQKNIQEDPLRAKKQIITDKSRKCGNVLKKIVKSTDIYDQFLLSLTYHSNKIEGSTLTEDETRAIMFDNVSLPNKNIIEQLEVKNHQAALEYLLKSLLSASFKINEIFILKLHGILMNGIRKDAGAYRNHGVRIVGTYVPTANYLKVPRLMQELTKDINHKYKDIVAHTANIHSRFEQIHPFSDGNGRVGRLLAGAMLLKNNLPPAVIEQKKKRFYNNYLRKAQLGNDFIPLENFLCDSIIVGFKVLERK, from the coding sequence ATGACTATACAGGATAAGCTGAAAATCATTCAAAACCTTTCCGGATTAACGCAAGAAAAACTGGCTGAAAAACTCAGGGTGTCTTTTGCTACGCTTAACAGTTGGATTAACGGAAAATCAAAAGCGCACAAAAAAGGCGATAAAAATATAAATGATTTATATTTTCTTTACACCGGACAGAAAAATATCCAAGAGGATCCCTTACGGGCAAAAAAACAAATAATTACAGACAAATCGCGGAAATGCGGGAACGTCTTAAAGAAAATAGTAAAGAGCACTGACATTTACGATCAATTTTTGCTTTCTTTAACTTATCATTCAAATAAAATAGAAGGCAGCACCCTTACCGAAGACGAGACCAGGGCGATTATGTTTGATAATGTTTCTTTACCGAATAAAAATATTATAGAACAGTTAGAGGTAAAAAATCATCAAGCCGCCTTAGAATATCTATTAAAAAGCCTTTTATCCGCTTCATTCAAAATTAATGAGATATTTATTCTGAAACTCCATGGCATTCTGATGAATGGTATTAGAAAGGACGCTGGTGCTTATAGGAACCACGGAGTACGCATTGTCGGAACATACGTGCCAACAGCCAATTATTTAAAGGTGCCAAGATTAATGCAAGAATTGACAAAAGATATTAACCATAAGTACAAAGATATTGTCGCTCATACTGCGAATATACACAGCAGATTTGAACAAATCCATCCCTTTTCCGACGGCAATGGAAGGGTGGGGCGCTTGCTCGCTGGCGCGATGCTGCTGAAGAATAATTTGCCGCCGGCCGTCATAGAGCAAAAAAAGAAGCGTTTTTATAATAATTATTTGAGAAAGGCGCAGCTTGGCAACGACTTTATTCCTTTAGAAAACTTTCTTTGCGATTCAATAATTGTAGGATTCAAGGTTTTAGAAAGAAAATGA
- a CDS encoding diacylglycerol kinase family protein encodes MAFLGIVATFKEERNFRIQLLIGSIVILFMMVLSLNYIEKSILLLTILMVLSLELINSQIEKFLDIIQSDHHPMVKRIKDFSAGAVLLSVLGSIVIGILIFLPYIISLIKR; translated from the coding sequence ATCGCATTTTTGGGAATAGTAGCGACTTTCAAGGAGGAACGAAATTTCAGAATACAGCTTTTAATAGGGTCCATAGTCATATTGTTCATGATGGTTCTTAGTTTGAATTACATAGAAAAATCTATCTTACTTCTGACCATTTTAATGGTTTTAAGCCTTGAATTAATTAACTCTCAGATTGAAAAGTTTTTGGATATAATCCAGTCGGACCACCACCCAATGGTAAAAAGAATCAAAGATTTTTCAGCCGGCGCAGTTTTGCTTTCGGTGCTTGGGTCTATTGTTATAGGAATTCTAATATTCCTGCCCTATATAATTAGTCTTATTAAAAGATAA
- a CDS encoding VOC family protein, protein MKFNYILLYVSDLDKTASFYEKLGFEIAKQTDNYIIAKLGDFELHCYDQAKVFFKQDIDRFKGAGVFLYVNVDNVDEKYSELVNNGLNPSAPPKNFEWGNREFAIKDPDGYKLVFYKKSIN, encoded by the coding sequence ATGAAATTTAACTATATCTTACTTTACGTATCAGATTTGGATAAAACAGCTTCTTTTTATGAAAAGCTGGGTTTTGAGATTGCAAAACAAACAGATAACTATATTATTGCTAAATTAGGCGATTTTGAGCTTCATTGCTACGACCAGGCAAAAGTGTTCTTTAAACAAGATATTGATAGGTTTAAGGGAGCTGGCGTGTTTCTATATGTTAACGTTGATAATGTTGACGAGAAATATTCTGAATTGGTGAATAACGGACTAAATCCTTCAGCTCCTCCCAAAAACTTTGAATGGGGGAATAGGGAATTCGCTATTAAAGATCCTGACGGCTACAAGCTGGTTTTTTATAAAAAGTCGATAAATTAA
- a CDS encoding alpha/beta hydrolase produces MKKQVVVIHGGDTFKSYKDYLAFLKSYEIEINKLKTKRWKETLAVKLGKGFEVIYPKMPNPMNAKYKEWKIIFEKLLPFLRNNVILLGHSLGAAFLAKYLAENKFPKRIMAVFLVSAPFSGKSKKYSLADFKPPKSLKNLEKQTNKIVIYYSKDDKVVPFSDMKKYVKALPGAKTVIFKNRGHFNQTELPELIKEIKRMV; encoded by the coding sequence ATGAAAAAACAAGTTGTTGTTATTCACGGCGGCGATACCTTTAAAAGCTACAAGGATTATTTGGCTTTTTTGAAAAGCTATGAGATTGAGATTAACAAACTGAAAACAAAAAGATGGAAGGAAACTTTAGCCGTAAAGCTGGGAAAGGGCTTTGAAGTCATTTATCCCAAAATGCCAAATCCGATGAACGCAAAATACAAAGAATGGAAGATAATCTTTGAGAAACTGTTGCCTTTTTTAAGGAACAACGTTATCTTGTTGGGACATTCCCTTGGCGCTGCTTTTTTAGCTAAATATTTAGCTGAAAACAAGTTTCCGAAAAGAATAATGGCTGTTTTCCTGGTTTCTGCCCCTTTTAGCGGGAAAAGCAAGAAATACTCCTTAGCTGATTTTAAACCGCCCAAAAGCCTTAAAAACCTTGAAAAACAGACCAATAAAATCGTTATTTACTATAGCAAGGATGACAAAGTCGTTCCTTTTTCCGATATGAAGAAATACGTTAAAGCTTTACCTGGAGCAAAAACTGTAATATTCAAAAATAGGGGACATTTTAACCAGACTGAATTGCCGGAGTTGATAAAGGAAATCAAAAGAATGGTATAA